A stretch of Azospirillum brasilense DNA encodes these proteins:
- a CDS encoding IclR family transcriptional regulator, which produces MVMSVEKAFRVLNAFDAARPTMSLTQIASIVGLDKSAAQRFTHTLEKLGYLHKDPETKRFELTVKTLDLGHHYLRGNGLLERSMPYLMHLSKTTEETINLTMLDDTEIVFVSRFMSRHVLNTDVVLGMRMPAYCTAPGVAMLSRMSMEDAIDLIDRMDLHPYTPNTTWKREDLLAKIERSADLGYATAFEEYYHGDLSIAAAIVGPAGAPIGAINIAVSRSRFTPQEAEERFAPLVVAASSSISTIGRPAPPRKNGRR; this is translated from the coding sequence ATGGTGATGTCCGTCGAGAAGGCGTTCCGAGTGCTGAACGCGTTCGACGCGGCGCGTCCGACGATGAGCCTGACCCAGATCGCCTCGATCGTCGGGTTGGACAAAAGCGCGGCGCAGCGCTTCACCCACACGCTGGAAAAGCTGGGCTACCTGCACAAGGACCCGGAGACGAAGCGGTTCGAGCTGACGGTCAAGACGCTCGACCTCGGCCATCATTACCTGCGGGGCAACGGGCTGCTCGAACGCTCGATGCCCTACCTGATGCATCTCAGCAAGACGACCGAGGAGACGATCAATCTGACCATGCTGGACGACACGGAGATCGTCTTCGTGTCGCGCTTCATGAGCCGCCATGTGCTGAACACCGACGTCGTCCTCGGGATGCGGATGCCCGCCTACTGCACGGCGCCGGGGGTGGCGATGCTGTCGCGGATGTCGATGGAGGACGCCATCGATCTGATCGACCGCATGGACCTGCACCCCTACACGCCGAACACCACCTGGAAGCGCGAGGATCTGCTGGCGAAGATCGAGCGGTCCGCCGATCTCGGCTACGCCACCGCCTTCGAGGAATATTACCACGGCGACCTGTCGATCGCGGCGGCCATCGTCGGTCCGGCGGGCGCGCCCATTGGCGCCATCAACATTGCCGTCTCGCGCTCGCGCTTCACCCCGCAGGAGGCGGAGGAGCGCTTCGCCCCGCTGGTCGTCGCCGCGTCGTCGTCGATCTCCACCATCGGCCGTCCGGCCCCGCCGCGAAAAAATGGACGGCGATGA
- a CDS encoding ABC transporter substrate-binding protein, which translates to MLVPFLPPGIAVGQDTDAAVTVLTSFPAAFYEPVREAFEATHPDWRLRIVNTKTTAAISQLQERSDGGVDVFWASAPDAFEVLKAANRLEPVAPPPTGAPPTIGNQPINDPDGAYLGFALSGYGLLWNPRYLDRHGLPTPKRWEDLRHPIYARHLGITAPSRSGTMHLMVETVLQMQGWERGWATWLEIAGNLATVTARSYGVVDGIVKGRFGVGLSIDFLGQSAGLEEDDLRFAYPADSLFLPASVALLRGAPNPDGARAFINFLLSPAGQALLVRPDIQRLPVRPDAYAAAPAGYPDPYRTETGDDLFLFDRALSGARYELVNLLFDELVTFRVKTLNRVWLLIHEGEARLHALYGSANHEPVAADLLRAARAAATAVPVSAAEATDPTFSMALRRPVRGLPVSSRQAEQEAAWRTFSRQRLDEALALAERALIILRVAGGEGVWP; encoded by the coding sequence GTGCTGGTCCCGTTCCTGCCGCCGGGTATCGCGGTGGGGCAGGACACGGATGCCGCCGTCACCGTGCTGACATCCTTTCCCGCGGCCTTTTACGAACCTGTGCGTGAAGCGTTCGAGGCGACCCACCCGGATTGGCGCCTGCGCATCGTCAACACGAAGACCACCGCGGCGATCAGCCAGTTGCAGGAGCGGAGTGACGGTGGCGTTGACGTCTTCTGGGCGTCCGCTCCCGACGCCTTCGAGGTGCTGAAAGCGGCCAACCGTCTGGAGCCGGTCGCCCCGCCGCCGACGGGAGCACCGCCAACCATCGGGAACCAGCCCATCAACGATCCGGACGGGGCCTATCTCGGTTTTGCGCTGTCGGGCTATGGGCTGCTGTGGAACCCGCGTTATCTCGACCGGCACGGCCTGCCGACGCCGAAGCGGTGGGAGGATCTTCGCCACCCCATCTATGCCCGGCATCTCGGCATCACCGCCCCGTCGCGCTCCGGCACCATGCATCTGATGGTCGAAACCGTGCTGCAGATGCAGGGATGGGAACGCGGATGGGCGACTTGGCTGGAGATCGCCGGGAATCTCGCCACCGTGACGGCGCGCAGCTACGGCGTGGTGGACGGCATCGTCAAAGGGCGCTTCGGCGTCGGGCTGAGCATCGATTTCCTTGGGCAGTCCGCCGGGTTGGAGGAGGACGATCTGCGCTTCGCCTATCCCGCCGATAGCCTGTTCCTTCCCGCCAGCGTGGCACTGCTGCGCGGCGCGCCAAACCCGGACGGAGCGCGCGCCTTCATCAACTTCCTGCTGTCCCCGGCCGGTCAGGCGCTGCTCGTCCGCCCGGACATCCAGCGGCTGCCGGTGCGGCCCGACGCCTACGCCGCAGCCCCCGCCGGCTATCCCGACCCCTACCGTACGGAGACGGGGGACGACCTGTTCCTGTTCGACCGCGCCCTGTCCGGCGCCCGCTACGAGCTGGTGAATCTGCTGTTCGACGAGCTGGTGACCTTTCGGGTCAAGACGCTGAACCGGGTCTGGCTGCTGATCCACGAGGGGGAGGCGCGCCTGCACGCGCTCTACGGTTCCGCAAATCATGAGCCGGTCGCGGCGGACCTGCTGCGCGCCGCGCGGGCGGCGGCCACCGCGGTCCCGGTCTCCGCGGCGGAGGCCACCGACCCCACCTTCTCCATGGCGTTGCGCCGCCCGGTGCGTGGCCTTCCCGTGTCGAGCCGGCAGGCGGAACAGGAAGCCGCATGGCGCACCTTCTCCCGGCAACGGCTGGACGAGGCGCTCGCCCTGGCGGAGCGCGCGCTGATCATCCTGCGCGTGGCCGGCGGCGAAGGGGTCT